A single region of the Gossypium arboreum isolate Shixiya-1 chromosome 12, ASM2569848v2, whole genome shotgun sequence genome encodes:
- the LOC108452732 gene encoding protein transport protein Sec61 subunit gamma-1-like has translation MDALDNVIYPLRDFAIGTVCLFKRCHKPDCKEFTKVALCIAINFAVMGFIELFVKLIFISIKNIIVSST, from the exons atggatgcCCTTGATAACGTCATATATCCTTTGAGAGACTTCGCTATAGGCACTGTCTGTCTCTTCAAGCGTTGCCACAAGCCCGATTGTAAAG AGTTCACGAAGGTCGCACTTTGTATAGCGATCAACTTCGCAGTGATGGGATTCATCGAATTATTCGTCAAACTCATCTTTATTTCTATTAAGAACATCATCGTCAGCTCTACTTAG
- the LOC108451405 gene encoding transcription elongation factor SPT6 homolog, giving the protein MVCTLARHFTSVGVVSENLDQFECDGFIVDDEEEEEDKNDQEISEGSCSDDDDGELVQENRIPGICQFPKLDIVGLLFADIFGEEKASFCGQNYEMSDFIVGEEKSYGKGSSLRWLKMNKKKMEQVVTICLSTLDDKVPITDDANQTLNHQKQMIEEIVGPPPLDIRSIEEETIWIHNQLVMNSHILFCKKKTEERSVEVYVLLNKIKKEDIMRFLELHYVEKFDEQCLSLLDDFEQNEAENEDNDDVGQAGQLKWHKVLWIIKELDMWFLLQKRKSVLQMHQRKIYDEECSKIDNSEKYTLNKQLFESISKSLNEAKTKEEIDDVDAKYTLNKLLSGFNIICTIYNLCYLDSFDCRC; this is encoded by the exons atggtgtgtacgcTGGCCCGACATTTCACAAGTGTTGGAGTTgtgagcg AGAATTTGGACCAATTTGAATGTGATGGGTTTATAGTGGatgatgaagaggaggaggaAGACAAAAACGATCAA GAGATCAGTGAAGGATCCTGttctgatgatgatgatggtgaaTTGGTTCAAGAAAACAGAATTCCAGGCATTTGTCAATTTCCAAAA TTAGATATTGTAGGCCTACTATTTGCTGATATATTCGGAGAAGAGAAAGCTTCATTCTGTGGTCAAAACTATGAGATGAGTGATTTTATTGTGGGTGAGGAAAAATCTTATGGAAAGGGATCATCTCTAAG GTGGTTGAAGATGAACAAAAAGAAGATGGAGCAAGTCGTAACCATTTGTTTGTCTACCTTAGATGACAAGGTTCCTATTACTGATGATGCCAATCAGACCCTGAATCATCAGAAGCAA ATGATTGAAGAAATCGTGGGGCCTCCTCCACTTGATATAAGAAGCATAGAAGAGGAGACTATTTGGATACATAATCAACTTGTAATGAATTCACATATATTGTTCTGTAAGAAAAAAACTGAAGAAAGATCTGTAGAGGTATATGTTCTACTGAACAAAATTAAGAAGGAAGATATTATGAGGTTCCTGGAATTGCATTATGTGGAGAAGTTTGAT GAGCAATGTTTGAGTCTGCTGGATGATTTTGAGCAAAATGAGGCTGAGAATGAAGATAATGATGATGTTGGACAAGCAGGGCAATTGAAGTGGCATAAG GTACTTTGGATTATAAAAGAATTAGACATGTGGTTTCTCCTTCAGAAGCGTAAGAGTGTGCTTCAGATGCACCAAAGGAAAATTTACGATGAGGAATGTTCGAAGATTGATAACAGTGAAAAGTATACTTTGAATAAGCAATTATTCGAATCAATATCAAAGTCTCTCAATGAAGCTAAAACGAAGGAAGAGATTGATGACGTGGATGCAAAGTATACTTTGAATAAGTTGTTATCTGGGTTCAACATAATCTGCACCATCTACAATTTATGTTATTTGGATTCATTCGATTGTAGGTGTTGA
- the LOC108452395 gene encoding uncharacterized protein LOC108452395, whose protein sequence is MGGCATKPKVLKGDEMPSPVAPSPEPAKKHVQVADDEGKKVEAEIVKAKDVDETKEVVIVNDAKLDDQANDPQSGSNLLNENEKKGVAETESDSNTPSEPTKTESVEAVKQESMETEPPSIGGKAATVAVGETQNRETAAAAEGEEGKTEVTK, encoded by the exons ATGGGAGGTTGCGCTACCAAACCTAAGGTTTTAAAGGGTGATGAGATGCCTTCTCCGGTTGCACCATCTCCTGAGCCGGCGAAAAAACATGTTCAGGTCGCTGATGATGAGGGAAAGAAGGTGGAAGCTGAGATTGTTAAGGCCAAGGATGTTGACGAGACAAAGGAGGTTGTTATTGTTAATGATGCGAAGCTTGATGATCAAGCCAACGATCCTCAATCTGGTAGTAACTTATTGAATGAG AATGAAAAGAAGGGGGTAGCTGAGACTGAGAGTGATAGCAACACACCATCAGAGCCAACGAAAACCGAATCAGTAGAGGCAGTGAAACAAGAATCAATGGAGACAGAGCCTCCGTCTATTGGAGGCAAAGCAGCAACAGTGGCTGTGGGTGAGACACAAAATAGGGAAACAGCAGCAGCAGCTGAAGGTGAGGAAGGGAAGACTGAAGTAACAAAGTGA